In the Neospora caninum Liverpool complete genome, chromosome Ia genome, one interval contains:
- a CDS encoding 3-oxoacyl-(Acyl-carrier-protein) synthase II,related: MWRGISGARTSRPRRSGLLSLQVDEVGQPASPVLLAAVDFSHSSKGDTQPSLELFEAADRFLRWSCGPSSGPTPSLPGFLSSPLPSLSSRASLRATPHVLRQERSGEPQLRGLSGLLKRRAERQSGRHYDHGDAHAGTGATTLRSATGTCGPQGRPRIVCTGLGVVSGVGLGIDEFWKNLIAGTNVIDKVTRFDPSAMTCQIACEVSDDKFDPRAYFTDPKEVKRNDRYTHFAVAAARMAMEDAGLSPGAPNVNAERFGIVVGSGIGGLDTMEKEMKVLQEKGPRRVSPFLIPAMIANTASGIMAIELGAKGPNHGAVSACATSGHAAGVALRYLQMGEADIMICGGAEASITPLSFAGFNALKAMAQGFNDDPKRASRPFDKKRAGFVMGEGAGIMVFETEEHALRRGAPKIYGEVAGYGASCDAHHITAPAPDGSGLARCLQNAIADAGIDKREIGYINAHGTSTPMNDRIETAAFKKVFGDEQAKQLLISSTKSMTGHCLGATGGIEACVSAKVLETGVVPPTINQEEADPDCDLNYVPNKAYKSPTPFEAVLTDTLGFGGHNAALLLRRYRNRPQ, encoded by the exons ATGTGGCGCGGCATCAGCGGAGCCCGCACATCGCGCCCTCGTCGGTctggtctcctctctctccaagTTGATGAGGTTGGGCAGCCGGCCTCGCCTGTTCTTTTGGCAGCGGTCGACTTCTCGCATTCTTcgaagggagacacacaacCGTCTCTCGAACTGTTCGAGGCTGCTGACAGGTTTTTGCGGTGGTCGTGTGGC CCTTCCAGCGGCCCCACACCGTCCCTTCccggtttcctctcgtctcctctcccctctttgtCGTCTCGGGCCTCGCTTCGCGCCACGCCTCACGTTCTCCGGCAGGAGCGCAGTGGGGAACCACAACTCCGCGGGCTCTCGGGTCTGCTGAAGCGTCGAGCTGAGAGGCAAAGTGGGCGCCACTATGATCACggcgacgcgcatgcaggcaccGGTGCCACGACCCTGAGG AGCGCGACCGGCACGTGTGGGCCGCAAGGCAGACCCCGCATCGTTTGCACAGGTCTGGGTGTCGTTAGCGGAGTTGGCCTCGGCATCGACGAGTTCTGGAAGAATCTCATTGCTGGCACCAATGTCATTGACAAGGTCACCCGATTCGACCCTTCGGCTATGACCTGCCAGA TCGCTTGCGAGGTTTCCGACGACAAGTTCGACCCCAGAGCCTACTTCACCGACCCGAAGGAAGTGAAGCGAAATGACCGGTACACGCACTTTGCCGTGGCCGCGGCTCGCATGGCCATGGAGGATGCAG GCTTGTCCCCAGGCGCGCCCAACGTGAATGCTGAACGTTTTGGCATCGTTGTGGGTAGCGGCATAGGTGGACTCGATACCatggagaaggagatgaaggTTTTGCAAGAGAAGGGGCctcgacgcgtctctcctttcctcatTCCCGCTATGATTGCG AACACCGCGTCGGGGATCATGGCAATCGAACTCGGAGCGAAGGGCCCGAACCACGGAGcggtgtctgcatgcgccacatCTGGGCATGCCGCAGGCGTCGCGCTCCGCTACTTGCAGATGGGCGAGGCGGATATCATGATTTGTGGAGGGGCGGAGGCGTCCATCACTCCGCTTAGTTTCGCGGGATTCAATGCTTTGAAGGCTATGGCCCAGGGATTCAATGACGACCCCAAACGGGCCTCCAGACCCTTCGACAAAAAACGAGCAGGCTTCGTCATGGGCGAAGGTGCCGG CATCATGGTGTTTGAGACTGAGGAGCACGCGCTTCGACGTGGAGCGCCGAAAATCTATGGAGAAGTCGCCGGATATGGTGCGAGTTGCGACGCGCATCACATCACGGCTCCGGCGCCCGACGGCTCTGGACTCGCCCGATGTTTGCAGAACGCCATAGCAGACGC GGGCATCGACAAGCGGGAGATCGGTTACATCAATGCGCACGGCACGTCCACTCCAATGAATGACCGCATCGAGACTGCCGCGTTCAAGAAAGTGTTTGGAGACGAACAGGCAAAGCAGCTGTTGATCTCGTCGACCAAG AGTATGACAGGTCACTGCTTAGGAGCAACGGGTGGGATCGAGGCATGCGTCTCGGCGAAAGTCTTGGAGACTGGCGTCGTGCCCCCGACCATCAAccaagaagaggcagacccCGACTGCGACTTGAACTACGTGCCAAACAAAGCTTACAAATCACCGACGCCTTTCGAG GCCGTTCTCACGGACACTTTGGGCTTCGGAGGCCACAACGCAGCGTTGCTTCTCCGGCGATATAGAAATCGTCCTCAATGA